A single Phoenix dactylifera cultivar Barhee BC4 chromosome 1, palm_55x_up_171113_PBpolish2nd_filt_p, whole genome shotgun sequence DNA region contains:
- the LOC103722200 gene encoding uncharacterized protein LOC103722200: MDREPEELQFLGIVGICHEASKILHSWQRLFAQIALALVLPLSVLFLAHIYVSHLLFSKIDRSEVALDVATPGSPSESAILSRLSAEWSAFLLFKAAYLLALLVLSLLSTSAVVYSVASIYTAKDLSFAKVLAVVPKVWRRLMITFLWAFLLLVAYNTAALILAVLAVLLLGPHTAGLVAIALIALVYAAGLVWISVVWHVASVVSVLEDACGIEAMRKSRALIRGKTWTAVAIFVVLNLCFVGVEVGFRLAVVRGNYLNLGVGSRVGYSVLMLSFLCAVILFALVAQTVVYFVCKSYHHESIDKSSLADHLEVYLGDYMPLKARDVQLEQFHV, translated from the coding sequence ATGGATCGAGAGCCGGAGGAGCTCCAATTCTTGGGTATAGTGGGGATCTGCCACGAGGCCTCCAAGATCCTGCACTCATGGCAGCGCCTCTTCGCCCAGATCGCCCTCGCCCTGGTCCTCCCGCTCTCTGTCCTCTTCCTCGCCCACATCTACGTCTCCCACCTCCTCTTCTCGAAGATCGACCGCAGCGAGGTCGCCCTCGACGTCGCCACCCCGGGCTCCCCCTCGGAGTCCGCCATCCTCTCCCGCCTCTCCGCCGAGTGGTccgccttcctcctcttcaaggccGCCTACCTCCTCGCCCTCCTcgtcctctccctcctctccacCTCCGCCGTCGTCTACTCCGTCGCCTCCATCTACACCGCCAAGGACCTCTCCTTCGCCAAGGTCCTCGCCGTCGTTCCCAAGGTCTGGCGCCGCCTCATGATCACCTTCCTCTGGgccttcctcctcctcgtcgcCTATAACACCGCCGCCCTCATCCTCGCCGTTCTCGCCGTCCTCCTCCTCGGCCCCCACACCGCCGGGCTCGTCGCCATCGCCCTCATCGCCCTCGTCTACGCCGCCGGCCTCGTCTGGATCAGCGTCGTCTGGCACGTCGCCAGCGTCGTCTCCGTCCTCGAGGACGCCTGCGGCATCGAGGCCATGCGCAAGAGCCGGGCCCTCATCCGGGGCAAGACCTGGACGGCCGTCGCCATTTTCGTCGTGCTCAACCTCTGCTTCGTGGGTGTGGAAGTGGGTTTCCGACTTGCGGTCGTCCGGGGGAATTACTTGAATCTCGGGGTGGGGTCCAGGGTCGGGTACTCGGTGCTGATGCTCTCCTTCCTTTGTGCGGTGATTCTGTTCGCGCTGGTGGCGCAGACGGTGGTGTATTTCGTGTGCAAGTCGTACCATCACGAGAGCATCGATAAATCGAGCCTAGCGGACCATCTGGAGGTCTATTTGGGGGACTACATGCCGCTCAAAGCCAGGGATGTGCAGCTCGAGCAGTTCCACGTTTGA